A single genomic interval of Arachis duranensis cultivar V14167 chromosome 7, aradu.V14167.gnm2.J7QH, whole genome shotgun sequence harbors:
- the LOC107457689 gene encoding probable aquaporin PIP-type 7a — translation MEAKEQDVSLGANKFPERQPIGTAAQSQDEPKDYQEPPPAPLFEPSELTSWSFYRAGIAEFVATFLFLYITILTVMGVNRAPNKCASVGIQGIAWAFGGMIFALVYCTAGISGGHINPAVTFGLFLARKLSLTRAVFYIVMQCLGAICGAGVVKGFEGKNLYGTYGGGANKVNDGYTKGDGLGAEIVGTFILVYTVFSATDAKRNARDSHVPILAPLPIGFAVFLVHLATIPITGTGINPARSLGAAIIFNKHDGWHEHWVFWVGPFIGAALAALYHVVVIRAIPFKSK, via the exons ATGGAAGCGAAGGAGCAGGATGTGTCGTTGGGAGCTAACAAGTTCCCGGAAAGGCAGCCGATCGGTACGGCGGCGCAGAGCCAAGACGAGCCGAAGGACTACCAGGAGCCACCGCCAGCTCCACTGTTCGAGCCATCTGAGCTGACGTCATGGTCATTCTACAGAGCCGGAATCGCGGAGTTCGTTGCCACTTTCCTTTTTCTCTACATCACCATCTTGACCGTCATGGGCGTCAACAGAGCACCCAACAAGTGCGCTTCCGTCGGTATCCAAGGTATCGCTTGGGCCTTCGGTGGTATGATCTTCGCTCTCGTTTACTGCACCGCCGGTATCTCAG GGGGTCATATAAACCCGGCCGTGACGTTTGGGTTGTTCTTGGCGAGGAAGTTGTCGTTGACAAGGGCGGTTTTCTACATAGTGATGCAGTGCCTTGGAGCTATCTGCGGTGCAGGTGTGGTGAAGGGATTCGAGGGAAAGAACTTGTACGGAACCTATGGAGGTGGTGCCAACAAGGTGAACGACGGCTACACCAAGGGCGATGGCCTTGGTGCTGAGATCGTTGGTACCTTCATCCTTGTCTACACCGTCTTCTCCGCCACTGATGCTAAGCGTAACGCTAGAGATTCACACGTCCCT attttggcaccgttgccaatTGGATTCGCTGTGTTCTTGGTGCACTTGGCCACCATCCCTATCACCGGAACTGGTATCAACCCTGCTCGCAGTCTTGGTGCTGCTATCATCTTCAACAAGCACGATGGCTGGCATGAGCAC TGGGTGTTCTGGGTTGGACCATTCATTGGTGCAGCTCTTGCAGCTCTCTACCACGTGGTGGTAATCAGAGCCATTCCCTTTAAGTCCAAGTGA